A window of Chanodichthys erythropterus isolate Z2021 chromosome 16, ASM2448905v1, whole genome shotgun sequence genomic DNA:
ATTTTTCTACCCTTATAGTTGCGTCACAATCTTGagaaggagaaaaagaaaaaacgtaaaAGGGAGAAAAGAGAGGAGAAAGAGAGGAGGAAGGAGAAAAAGCACAGAAAGAGGAGTTCAAGCTCTGATGAGGAGGACCAGAAGCATAGgtacaaattacattttgaatgtgtttttgatttttttcatttactgGAATAAATCTCTCTTTGATCCTTGTTCGAGAGACAGCATACTTAATTTAAATAAGTTCTCTAACAATATGTGTGTCTGTTTGGCCAACCAGGTCCAAAGAGGAACAATCAGATGTCACAACATCTAATGGACATCTTAAATCAGGCTATGGACTTCAAGtaagtaattattttttttcccctggcTTTCTTACTGACATGTTTCttttggatttttttattattaacttttatttaattttaatatttaatcatttattgaCATTTGAATTGTCATAATAGGTCATGCTGACCTCAGTAATATAGATGCTTAGAGTAGTTATTGGATCTGCAGGACTTAATACTACACCATTGCTTAACATTGATCTGGTAATATTTATCAAATACTCAAGCCTGTTACTCATGAGATAGCTGAAATGGCAAACCACAACGGTTGACTGATTCAATCAGTTTCCCATGGACTAAATCAAGTCCTGCTTGTTTTCTTGTTAGAGAAGCCATTTTACTTTCAACTTGCATTTCATGGCAACTTTGAAATAGTGAAATTTACTCCTTTCCTCCTTCAGTTACCAGAAAATAGATCCCATCACTCTTCAGCATCTAACCACACAAATCATCATTCAAGAGACAGGAGTCGATCCCCATTTTCTCATAAAGCAGACAGGGGCAATCATTCCTCTCGAGAGTCAGAGGGAAGACCTAAAACCAAAGACCCCAGCTCACAGAGACACAAAGGCCGCCATCAAAGACAGCAGTACACCAATTACAGCAAGTATGACACATCCTTGAGTTGCTATATCATGTAGTAGGTTAAATGATTTACTTTCCcccccagcattttttaaaaagttgccagccactgccagcatttttgatcattttcactaAAGTTTTATGgtccccagaatattttgttgtatgaatatctgaacatgcaatatacCAAAGGAAAGAGCAAATCCTctgattttaaacaaaaaaaaaaaccctgttttattctagcttcatgtaTTCTTTTTCGGTCAACATTTGAATATGGATAAGTTTCATTAAGTGATTTGAGCTTGAAAAACAGCAGTCCACTAGAGAATGCGCACGGACTTTGAAAGGGTTGCGCGCTGAACTGTGCACGAGATGGAGCGGGACACGGAAAATGAAATAAGGCCTATAGCCTACCCGCGAGCGCGTCTTAtgacaacttttattttttcacacacagcacagagaaacatCTTTCTAATAAACCGACCAAACTGCCTATCAAGTGATAGACAAAACTGACAatgattttatcttttttaaacaaatgaaaggcaatgtggATAAACATTCACAGCCACGATGAACAGAACACCACACAAAgatatataaaatgaataaaaacattttgtatcaataaaccttaaaataaatatatatatatatatatatatatatatatatatatatatatatatatatatatatatatatatatatatatatatatatattagggctgtcaaaataacgcgttaatttcgattaattaatctgagaaaaaataacgcgttaaaaaaaatactgtgagATTACGAGGGTCACCCCtagtatgtacatttataacactatacttagTATTGTATTACCTTttcatcaaattacaaaaaaaaagttaacactgttgtgagggtgtttctaatacagcgGCTATGGGAGTGACAGTAAAcatgacatctttctctcttttgaCTGCCATTatcgatctttttttttttttcctctttttgaaagttgtgaaaacactgttgatgagtttttcttttgctatttgagaAAATGGGGAcacagaaaatatatttaatgtattctctcattcaccaccatagaattttacccaactatgacaaCTTCGATTTCGAGAAACCCGGACaggtgaaaagggtctattggAAAAAGATTGTGGCATTTAAATGGCAGTGTTTTCAAAATGAAACACAACAGCTGTTAGTTTTGAATGATATGTCTAACAGAAGTGTTGGGAACTGTGTttagtgttttgcaaaaagtttGTTTTACAATTGCAAACTGAGAGTAAGGCAGATAATGTGCTTGCAGTTTTACAGACTTGGTCTGAAGATTAGGTCTGCAAATGAATGGTTTCACTGAGTGGGCCTCAAGTACCACTTTTATTGTGTAAGCAATtataaaaaactgtaaactctGGCATGAACacatttcatttgtttgttttagctTCAGAAGACTTTCAGTTTTGTAAGCCACTTAAAATGCAACTACATTTTCCCCTTGTCTCAGGCGCCTCTCAGCTGAAGAGTTGGAGAAGAAGAGAAGGGAAATGATGGATTTTGCCCGTGAAAGGGAGATCGAAAGGGAAAATAATGTGAAGAGATATAAGAGACAAGAGGAACAGGAGAAAGCCAACGACAGCGCCAAACAGGACCATCATGCTGGCTTTATACAGTCAGTATTTTTATTACTGAAAACAGAATTCTTAATACTGCTGCACCCAGTGATTTTATTTGTAGCAGACAGTCTAATTCCTGGTTGGTTTGTTAATTGGCATAGAAGTGTGGGGATCAGGAATATCTTAATTCTGCTTCAGCATACATTCTTATGAGCAAAGCACTTATGGCATTAAGACATTTTTTGGATAATGACTTCCTCTCTAATTAATTTGTGTCTGTAATCTCTCTACAGTGACATGAAGCTAGAGAGTGCTGCCACGTCATCTCTTGAGGACCGTGTGAAAAGAAACATTCACTCCATTCAGAGGACCCCTGCTGCTCTGGAGAAGAACTTCATGAGAAGATGAAGAGAacttaaaaatacatacatgGAACCTCTCTGAGATACCTCTCTGTCTTTTGTATTCTACTGGTTTAagattgttttacatttttattgaggCTTATGCttgtaaataaaatgcaaaggGCTTTCTCCTAACCAACCTGCTCCAGTCATCAGCATCAGTAGGTCTCTCTCTCTATGTATGCATGTacgtgttatatatatatatacatatacacacacacacacactatattgccaaaagtattgggacacccctccaaatcattgaattcaggtgttccaatcacttctgtggtcacaggtgtataaaatcaagcacttaggcatgcagactgcttcaaCAAACATTTGTTAAATAATGGGTCGTCCTCAGGAGCTcggtgaattcaagcgtggtaccgtaataggttgccacctgtgcaataaatccatttgtgaaatttcctcactactaaatattccactgTCAACTGTTATtagtatcataacaaagtggattatatatatatatataatgactcTCTCACAAGCAAAAGTTATAATGTTCCTGCCCCAGCGTTTTTAGGTCAGTTGTTTCTCACTAAGGGATGCATATTGTAATTGCAGGTCATATCAAAAAGTTGTTGGTCTATATAAATAGCTGTATTCTGTACGTTTGActtgtcaagtcacctttatttatatagctatttttacaatgcagattgtgtcaaagtatACTTACAGGGATAGAGGGAACATAATGCTGTACAGCAGCTAAAATAGTGTAATTGTCTACCTTAAG
This region includes:
- the cwc25 gene encoding pre-mRNA-splicing factor CWC25 homolog gives rise to the protein MGGGDLNLKKSWHPQTLKNIERVWKAEQKHEAERKKIEELQKELKEERAREEMTRYAQETGAVKKKDDRLDWMYQGPTGQISREEYLLGRPIDKQITQQYEEPESGPSAETGLLPGSIFIPTGSASTNDMAAKIREDPLFEIRKREEEKKRGVLTNPVKMKEIQKMLRHNLEKEKKKKRKREKREEKERRKEKKHRKRSSSSDEEDQKHRSKEEQSDVTTSNGHLKSGYGLQLPENRSHHSSASNHTNHHSRDRSRSPFSHKADRGNHSSRESEGRPKTKDPSSQRHKGRHQRQQYTNYSKRLSAEELEKKRREMMDFAREREIERENNVKRYKRQEEQEKANDSAKQDHHAGFIHDMKLESAATSSLEDRVKRNIHSIQRTPAALEKNFMRR